One genomic window of Octopus bimaculoides isolate UCB-OBI-ISO-001 chromosome 2, ASM119413v2, whole genome shotgun sequence includes the following:
- the LOC106868268 gene encoding uncharacterized protein LOC106868268 isoform X1, with the protein MPTSSQALILLNVDSPNPLNQHIPEINQFQSSVRRNSNHTNQPLNSSAESSLYCHHRLSPSKSEYFGRTKCNSTCSADNTQPSKTSLYSSLEFLYQREPSTAIQKHDPTKASLRISNTSSLSGKLEISKGKVERANIYVLQRRVFVIYNGLFISIFGNQISIDLSLGRNIFDPKLCCSRTDDKNLIYLMPKTAQLHYFTAGRYFSRLPRSFTENSFYAQRSYNQSQMNLTSDQNPVEVVKPVLEIRKSQQFHKPLQSLNALHNNMTVMSLNTDNYQQSSIDSLSSYEENTNSLIQRLRSLGFRPYGTWSSDNKDEKQTIAKDFTSNESIIPISCRDDAENNIISEKTYSLNGNKVGARCLQVKIATGLSVSEEEIKKQLMWYDENGIEQEKVEKLVADIKSKLRSKKTKPPTICMRKTLPESQPLTICFACDSDLQITHEDIKRELESQYPEVMLLSLRFDPVSVAVGNSHTKNRWVVCVSNNEDFQSLVKGGVTIAGSDRITVKPFDAVMLEEHNAYKLHQYVKEAKAMIAKSKDERTKQAKKLKNKRIKFKIKVT; encoded by the exons TCATCGGTTATCACCCTCCAAATCAGAATATTTTGGTCGCACCAAATGCAACTCTACTTGCTCGGCTGATAATACGCAACCCTCCAaaacttctttatattcttctttagAGTTCTTGTATCAGCGTGAGCCCTCGACTGCTATTCAGAAACATGACCCGACAAAAGCATCATTGCGAATCAGTAACACAAGCTCTTTGTCAGGTAAGTTGGAGATATCTAAAGGTAAAGTTGAAAGAGCTAATATTTATGTTCTGCAAAGGCGTGTTTTTGTCATCTACAATGGACTTTTCATTAGCATTTTTGGGAACCAAATTTCTATTGATCTTTCATTAG GCAGAAACATATTTGATCCAAAACTTTGTTGCTCCAGGACAGATGATAAAAATCTAATTTATTTGATGCCAAAGACAGCTCAACTCCATTATTTCACCGCTGGTCGATATTTTTCCCGTCTGCCGCGATCCTTTACTGAGAATTCATTCTATGCACAACGTTCTTACAATCAAAGTCAAATGAACTTGACAAGTGATCAAAATCCCGTAGAAGTAGTAAAACCTGTTCTTGAAATTCGCAAATCTCAACAATTTCACAAGCCATTACAGTCACTGAATGCTCTGCACAATAATATGACAGTGATGTCTCTAAATACAGACAATTATCAACAGTCTTCAATTGATTCTCTCTCTTCTTATGAAGAAAATACTAATAGTTTAATCCAGCGCTTGCGTAGTCTTGGTTTTCGACCTTACGGAACTTGGAGTTCCGATAATAAAGATGAAAAACAGACGATAGCGAAAGATTTTACCTCCAACGAATCAATAATTCCGATTTCATGTAGAGATGATgctgaaaataatataatttccgAAAAGACTTATTCTTTAAATGGAAACAAAGTTGGTGCAAG atgcTTGCAAGTGAAAATTGCAACCGGACTTTCTGTAagtgaagaagaaattaaaaaacaacTAATGTGGTACGATGAGAATGGTATCGAACAAGAGAAAGTAGAAAAACTTGTAGCTGATATAAAGTCGAAGCTGCGTAGTAAAAAGACGAAACCTCCGACAATCTGTATGCGTAAGACGCTTCCAGAGTCTCAGCCGTTGACCATTTGTTTTGCTTGTGACTCTGACCTTCAGATAACTCATGAAGATATTAAACGTGAATTAGAATCTCAGTACCCCGAGGTTATGCTACTCAGCCTTCGATTCGACCCCGTATCAGTGGCTGTTGGTAACTCTCATACGAAAAATAGATGGGTTGTTTGTGTAAGTAACAATGAAGACTTCCAGTCATTAGTAAAAGGTGGTGTAACTATTGCAGGAAGTGATCGAATCACAGTAAAACCGTTCGATGCTGTAATGTTAGAGGAGCACAACGCTTATAAACTCCACCAATATGTGAAGGAGGCGAAAGCTATGATTGCGAAATCAAAAGATGAACGCACGAAACAAGCAAAGAAACTAAAGAACAAgagaataaagtttaaaataaaagtcACGTGA